A region of the Clostridium estertheticum subsp. estertheticum genome:
AATTCCTCATTTAAAACCGTCGCACTATATACTGTAGAATTAAAATCAGTATAAGCATTATATTCTCCACCTAAATTTTCTAAATCACTGTTTAGTTTCTCATTTGTTCTAACCTGCGTACCTTTAAACAGCATATGTTCAATAAAGTGTGCTATTCCTTTTTCATCTTTTTCTTCAAAAAGTGAACCTATATTTACTCCAGCATGAACTGCTGATATTTGACTATCCTTTTTAATAGTAATAAGTTTTATACCATTATTTAGCTCTGTTTGTTTTGTGTTAAAAATTTCTTTAATCATCATATTCTCCTTTAACCTAAAACTATATTATTAATTATCATCTTAAAACACAATATTAATACATTCAAGAGGTAATTTAAACCTTAATTTTAAAAATAATTTGATACATTTAAGTAAACCGCATATGTTGTTTAACTATATCATACTTTTAACTACTTTAAACTATATTCTTAACCAATTTAAAGCACATTTTTTTGTGAATTATATCAAAAGCTATTGACTAATTAAGATTTATATACTAAAATTAAAGTTCGAGTCAAATACTCATAGACAGTTCGCAACCATCCTGTCTTAAACTAAAACTATGGAGGCACAAAATTGAATATTAAATTAAATGAAGGAACTATGTCTGTAAAAATAAGAAAAATCGTTTTTGCAGCAATGGTGGCTGCTATTTATGCGGCTTTAACTCTAAGCTTATCGTTTTTCAGCTTTGGAGTTATTCAATATCGCGTAGCTGAAGGGCTTACTATCCTACCTTACTTCGCATCCTTTTCTATTCCAGGATTGCTAATAGGTTGTATAGTTTCTAATATTATAAGTCCACTAGGTATTATGGATATGGTTTTCGGTTCCCTTGCAACACTTATATCCGCAATTTTAACTTACTATATTGGTAAGAGCAAACTAAAGTTTAAAAAAATACTTGCTCCATTACCAGCTGTGCTAGTAAATGCCTTTGTTATAGGCATACTGTTAAAGCTTTTATATGTCAAGGACATGCCCCTTTTACTTTGTATGCTGCAAGTTGCATGGGGAGAATTAGTCTGCTGTTATGGAATTGGATTACCTCTTATTTATATTATTGAAAAGAACTCAATTTTGAGGAGTTTTTTAAAGTAATAATGAAAAGCAATTTAATTTTGCTTTTTTAGTTTAATATTTATTGTTTTGTATAGAAAATTGTAATAATAGATGTATTTGATACTTTATGAGAAGAAAGAGGAATTTTAATTAATGGAAAAAATTAAGTTTGATGAATTAGGACTAAACGAATCTGTACTACACGCTATACAAGATTTAAAATTTGAATACCCATCTGATATCCAAGAAAAAGCTATTCCAGTAGTACTTGCTGGCTTTGATATCATAGGTCAGGCTCAAACAGGAACTGGTAAAACATTAGCATTTGGTGCACCCATTTTAAGTAGAATGGAAAAATCAAATGGTAAAGTTCAAGCAATAATAATGTCTCCAACAAGAGAACTTGCTGTTCAAGTTGCTGAAGAACTTTCACGAATTGCAAAACATGAAAGAATTAAGATATTACCAATCTATGGTGGTCAATCTATCGATAGACAAATATCCGCTCTAAAAAGAGGAGTAGATATTGTAGTTGGAACTCCAGGAAGATTACTAGACCATATTAGAAAGGGTACTTTAAAACTTGCAAATGCTAAGTTTCTTGTTTTAGATGAAGCTGACGAAATGTTAAACATGGGCTTTATTGAAGATATTGAAAGTATTATAAGTAATTTAAGTTCAGATAGACAGACTTTACTTTTCTCAGCTACTATGCCAAGAGCTATTAAAATATTGTCAAAGAAATATATGCATCCAGAAACAAAAATTATTGCTATAGAAAAGAAATCTTTAACAGTTTCTACTATAAAGCAATATTATTATGAAGTAAATAATAAAAACAAATTTGAATCATTATGTAGAATTCTTGATGTTGATGCTCCTAAAACTTGTATACTATTCTGTAAAACTAAAAAAGGTGTAGATGAGTTAGTTGATGCATTACAACCTAGAGGTTATACTGTAGAAGGTATGCACGGAGACATGAAACAAAGCCAAAGAATGAACACTCTTAAGAAATTCAAAGAAGGTAATTTAAACTTCTTAATTGCAACTGATGTAGCTGCAAGAGGAATCGATGTTGAGGATGTTACTCATGTAATAAATTATGATTTACCACAAGATAGCGAATCATATATACATAGAATTGGTAGAACTGGTAGAGCAGGTAAAGAAGGTACAGCATATAATCTTATAACAAGACGTGAATTATCAGCTATAAGACAAATTGAACGTGATACTAAAAGTGTAATTAACAAAAAAACTGTACCTACTATAACAGATATTTTTGCTGCTAAATCAGATACTATTATAGATCAAATAAAATTAGTTCTAAAAGAAAATTTATATGAAAGCTTTCTTCCACTAGGACAAAATCTTATTTCAGAATTTGGTGATGAAGATGTAGCTGCTTCTTTAATAAAAATTATTTTTGATAAAGAAGTTAACTATAACTATGCAGATGATTCTACAACAACAACATCTGATACTGTTAGACTATTCTTATCTATAGGAAGAATGGATGAAGTTATGACTAAGGATATTATCGCTTTCTTATGTGAAACTGCTAATATTAACAAAACTGAACTTGGTCGTATTGACATCTTAGATAAATTTTCTTTCTTAGATGTACCTTCAAACTTAGTTGATGCTATTTTAAATAATAGTTCAGGTAAGAGATTAAATAGTAGAAAAGTAAATATTGAAGTTGCTAAATCTAGAAGATAATTTTAACAAAACAAAAAGAGTACCTATTATGGGTACTCTTTTTGTTTTGCTAATTTTATACACAATATTTTTGTATTTTAATTATGTTACCCCACTCTCTAACATACAATATATAAGGGGTGATAACTATGAACAAATTCAAAAAACTACTTTATACTTTAACCTATATATTATTGATTGAGATATGTCTAATATATTTTGTTTATAAATTGAAATATTAGAATCCTTCCTTACATTATTTCAGCTTTATAGATTTCCTCAAAAGCACATAACTTTTGCACAATACCACTACTCTTAATATATCTTGGCGCTAAAATTGTATACATCGTTGTACTGTACTTTGAAGTTTCATTTTCATCTTCTTCATCATCAATCACAAATTCTATATTTTTAACTTTTATGCTAACACTGTCAAAATATTTTTCTAGTTTTTCAACCATGTCTTTTTTGTTAACATATTGGATTTCCAATTTTAGGACATTAGTATTTTTAAAAAGCTTATTCTCAAAAGTCTTAAGAAATACTAATACTATAAAAACACATATAGCTGATAATATCGTTAAAGTATAATACCCTAGTCCAATAGCAAGACCAATACAAGCAACTGTCCATATGCTCGCTGCAGTAGTAAGCCCTTTTATTGATCCTTTATCATGTATAATAGTACCTGCCCCTAAAAAACCTACCCCTGTTATAACTTGTGCTCCCAGCCTTCCAATATCTACTTTCATAGCCGATTGGAGCTCTGGATGTTGCAGAATCATATTAGTTGTTTCTTGAATAGAGTATAATTGTATCATTGAAGTAATTGCCGCACCTAGACATACTAATATATGTGTTCTAAACCCAGCTGGTCTATTTTTAAACTCTCTCTCATACCCAATTAAACCACCGACTAAAACTGCAAGCGCAAGCCTTATTGCTACTTGATATACTAACATGTACTTACCCCCATAAATCCATTGATAACATTATAATTTAATTTAAATATTTTAGTTCAATACGGTTTGATTTTAACCACTCTATAATGAATTCATTTATACAATGGTCTTCATATTTATAATACTCATCCGTAGTGCATTCATCGTCTTCGCATACATCCATTGTATTTTGTTTATCCATTAGAATATGTTTAAACTTTTTTGTAGGCTCATTGCTTTTTAATGCCTCCGTTAATTCTAATTTCAAATCAGAATTACTGATTTTAGTTTTAACATATTCCTTCATAGCTTTTATATAAAAATCATCATCTATTAGTGGAGTAATTAAGTACCTATTTGCCTTATCCTCATTAATGAGAGTCGCAACATTAACAAATTCTTTTAACCAATTATCGAAGGTATTTTCCTCCAATGTCCCATTTTCTAACGCTAAACTTACTTCTGTTGGAATATATATAACCTCGCCAGTAACTGAATCTAGATAACTTTTCCCTAAATTATCATCAACATGCGAAATTGTTTCTATAAGTGCTTCCATATCAACCGCAACTAAATTCAAAACTTTTCCTCCTCAAATTGTATAATAGTTATTTAATATCTACAATAAAAAGCCAATAAACCCAAATGGTCTATTGGCCTATTACTTATTCTTCAAATGTTGATTCATATTCTTCTAATACTTTTGCAAATTCTTCCTCATCTTCTACTGTAATATATTGTTCTTTATCGTCTACTAATTCTATTTTATAGACGAAAGCATCATCTTCTTCTCCTATTGGAGCGAGCAATGCATATTTATTTTCATCTAATTCAATAATTTCAATTATTTCAAAATCAACCTTTTCTCCATCTTCATCGAGCATCGTAATAACTTTATTTTCTTCCATGACAATTCTCCTTTCAAACTTAATAAACATATTATACCGTTAACCTCGCCAACATGTCCATATAAAAATATAGATTTAAATTATTTTAATCACTATATCCATCCATTCCTCTAATAGATACTTCTCCTGATACAATATATTCAACATTGCCACTAGAATTCTCGACAACTAATTCACCTTTATCACTTATATCAATTGCTTTAGCTATTGTTACTTTTCCTCTATTTATTAATTTAATCTCTTTACCTATAAGGACCGAATTTTTTCTACATATCTCTAAAGTTTCTTTTATACTATCATTTTCTACAAAATCGTTATATAACTCTTCAAATATATTTAAAATGTTAGCAAGAAGTAACTTCCTGTCCATAAGTTTACCACTTTCAATCTTAATTGACGTAGCTACATCTTTTAAATCAGTTGTAATATCTTCTTTTTCTAGATTTACATTGATTCCAATTCCCATAACTAAGTAATTTACATGATCTATTTCTCCGCTCATTTCTGTTAATATACCACATACTTTTTTACCATTAAGAATTATATCATTAGGCCATTTAATACTTGTTTTAACCCCCATTTTCATAATAGCTTTTTGAACAGCTGCTGCTCCAAGAAGTGTTATCTTTGATATATTTTCTGTAAGTATATTAGGTCTAAGTATAAGTGACATCCATATACCCTTATATTTTGGTGATAAAAAATTTCGTCCTAGCCTTCCACGTCCTAATGTTTGTTCTTCACTTATAACAACTGTGCCATGTTCCTTCCCCATTTCCGCAAGCTCTTTGGCCTTAGTGTTTGTTGACCCTATAGAATTGCAGTAAATAATATTTTTACCTATACACTCTGTATTTAGATGATTTTTAATCTCCTCAAAGGTGAGTATATCAGGTGATGAGATTATTCTATAACCCTTTCTTGAAATAGCTTCAACTTCGTAACCATCCTCTTTAATAACCTTTATATGTTTCCAAATAGCCGCACGACTAACTCCTAAAACCTCACTAATCTTTTGACCCGACACAAAATCATTTCCACTGGCCTTAAGTAATTCAAGAATTTTTTCTTTCATAATATCAGCACCTTTTTTATTTTTAATATAGATAAAATCTCTTTCTATCCAATTATAGTCTCCTATATTCCTCTTGTTTATATCCATGTTTGCCTTTAAGTGTTATATCAATATCCGAAAGTAACTTATCTTTATCAACTGGTAACGTTCCAGAAAGCGATACATAATTTGAAGCATGATTGCTTCTAAAAATACAATTAGTAACTTCTACATTTTCAAGGAATTCCCTTAACTCCTGAACTACTTCTTCCGGAGTTAATACATGGAAGATACCATTTTGTATATCTTTATAAATAGGGGTTCCGCTTTCTAACATTAAAGTCAAAAATCCAACATAATCTGGATTTATAGCACTTATAAGTTTCGCAGACTCTATAGCATTCTCACTGATTTTTTCTCTGCCGCCTATACCCGAAATCAGAGTAGTTGATAATTTTATACCGCTCTCCTTAACCTTTCTACCTGCCATAATCAAATTTTGGGCAGTTACACCTTTGTTTATACTCTTTAATATTTCATTACTTCCAGATTCAACTCCAAGATACAAAATACCAATTCCCAGAGCCTTAAGCAAACTAAGGTCCTCTACTGACTTTGCTAAAATGTCCTTCGGCGTAGTATAAACCCCCACTCTCTCGCACCCCGGAAACAACTCTTTAATTTTTAATAAAATTATTTTTAATTCACTAGTTTTTAAAACTAAAGCATCCCCATCTGCTAGAAAAATTCTTTTAACTACCCCATAATCTAACTTAGCCTGCTCAAGATCAGATATAATATCTTTTAATTCACGTACCCTAAACTTCTTATCTTTATACATCCCGCAAAAAGTACATCCATTATGTGAACACCCAATAGTAACCTGTACAATAAGACTATAAGCCTCACTAGGCGGTCTATACACTATCCCCTCATACTCCACTAAACTCATCTCCCAGTCTTTCAAATTACCCCCTATAGCCTAAAAGGCTATAGTTCTTTTGAAGCGTTCTGATAATCTTTTTCCATTCTCTCATATACCAAAACACCCTTTTCTCCATAACCATCCCCATAACCTAAAAGGCTATGGTTCTTTTAAAATATCCTGATAATTCCCTTCCATTCTCTCATATTCCAAAGCATCCGTTTCTTCCATAACTATCCCCATAGACTAAAAGGCTATGGTTCTTTTGAAGCATCCTGATAATCTTGTTAATTCCAATAAAATAGTAATTCGGCAATAAGCGTATATATTGTGTAAACAGCAATTGAACAAACCTTAGTAATTCTTAATTTATTTTATTTATATCTGCGTAAGAAAACCGCATGTTTGAGCGGAGCGAGTTTGCGGTTTTTAGCAGACATAAATAAAATAAATTTTAGAATTACAAGGTGAAGTGAATGCTGTTCTAACAATATATACACTTATGGTAGAACATACTATGATATATGAATTTATCTAGATTACTTAGAAGACAACAACTGCGATTCACACTTTTTAATGAAAGATTTGATATTCTCTTTTTCCTCGCAGATTTTAGTGTCATTCATACCACCTCTGCCAAGTCTATCACACTCAGATAACAAAGCAATTTCTTTAATAGATATATCTGCAGCCATTTCTTTAACATTTCCAAATGGTAAATTTTTTGTTACAAAAAGAGTTTGCATATGCCATCTAACTAAAGCTGTCACCTGATTAATTAGTGCTTCATCATTTGTAAGTGCACAAAGGAACTCTTGGCTAAGATTCGCACCAACTTTATCATGATCATAAGATGTTATCTTTCCTTTTTTAACTTTTGTAGTAGGTGCTTTCCCTAAATCATGTAATAAAGCAGCCCACATAAAAGCAATCGGATTCTCACTAAATTCTTTCCTTTTTGCAGCATTATCTATAACTAACATTGTATGTTTCCATACATTCCCTTCAGGATGGTGAACTGGTGATTGTGGAGTCTCAATCAGATTTCTCAATAATGTATACGGATATAGTGTGTAAATATCTTTATTATTTATAATTTCATCAAAATATAAAGACGGATTTTTATCCTCCATTAGATGTTTTTGAAATTCTTCAAACATTTTAACCATGCACTAATTCCTTTCTATTTATTATTTTATTTCATAATTTTTTATTATTACAACAAAAGAGCAAGTTATCTTATCTAAACTATATACTATTTTAGTTTAGATAACAAACGCTTGCTCTTTTTATTAATATCTCTTTATTAGTTATTCTGACTTGTTTCCACCGTACTCACTTTTGTTAGTTGTAAAAACACTATCATTATATGCGCTTTCCTCAATGGATTGAATAATTTGATTTTTAGAATGTGGATTTCTTGATTTTATGTCTTTGTTAATATAATTACGGGAATTATCCTTACTAGCTTCTTCACGACTCTTCATACGAAACCTCCTAATTGTTTATTATAGATTTAAAAAACACCAATCATCCCTTATATGCTGCAATATTAATGCTCGCTATACTTTTTCAATACTTTTTTAAACTCATCGCCCTCACCTATTGATTTATATTCTACTTCGCCATTAACTACAACTGACTTATAGGCATATGCCTCATCTGAATCCTTAGGTCCAACTATTACATAATCAGTTCCATCCATTTTAATAGCATCAATTAGTTCTAAATCAACTTTATCACCATTTTCATTTAGAACAGTAATTATTTCATTAGTTTTCATATACATACCTTCTCTCATGTAATTTAACAATTTGGTTTTACGTGCATTCTTATTTTGTTCCTAATTTAATGTTTTATACCAAATATTTATAATAACTCAAAATGAAATCTCCCTAGAATAAAAAATAAGAATAAGATTCGTATGAAGTTTCTCCTGCGTAACGTGAAATAAGAGTTTAAAACGTGAAAGTTGATAAAAAAATGACACCCAACTATTGAAGTTAGGGTGTCACTTTTCATCTAATTATTTTGGATGTTTTAATTTTTATAATACTTATTATAAATTATAGATAAAAGTTTATCTTTAGTATTAAGCTCCGAGTTTTCTAATACTATGTTTAAAAGAAATTTCAGCATAACTCCTATCTGAGCTCCTGGCTTAATAGAAAATTCATTCATTAAATCTTTACCGTTTACTGCTAGTTCTTTTATAGCTAAAGGGACTTTAGACTCTATAATATCTATCGTCTGTTTCTCCACTCTATTAATTTCATCTAATCGAATTTGTGGAAACCGTGACCCTAAAGCATCTGCTCTTTGCAATGCAAAAAGGCTAAAGACTAAATTCATACTAGTTCTATTAATAAGACGTTTCACGGAAATAGCTGTTGGCTTTGTAAGTATATTCATATGCTCCTTTACTAAAATTTCAATTTCAGTTATACTCTCATTATCAAATTTAAGTCTTCTAAGTATTTGACCTGCTATTTTAGCTCCCTTTCTATCATGGTCATAAAAATGTCCTATCCCACTCACATCAATAATA
Encoded here:
- a CDS encoding QueT transporter family protein yields the protein MNIKLNEGTMSVKIRKIVFAAMVAAIYAALTLSLSFFSFGVIQYRVAEGLTILPYFASFSIPGLLIGCIVSNIISPLGIMDMVFGSLATLISAILTYYIGKSKLKFKKILAPLPAVLVNAFVIGILLKLLYVKDMPLLLCMLQVAWGELVCCYGIGLPLIYIIEKNSILRSFLK
- a CDS encoding DEAD/DEAH box helicase, encoding MEKIKFDELGLNESVLHAIQDLKFEYPSDIQEKAIPVVLAGFDIIGQAQTGTGKTLAFGAPILSRMEKSNGKVQAIIMSPTRELAVQVAEELSRIAKHERIKILPIYGGQSIDRQISALKRGVDIVVGTPGRLLDHIRKGTLKLANAKFLVLDEADEMLNMGFIEDIESIISNLSSDRQTLLFSATMPRAIKILSKKYMHPETKIIAIEKKSLTVSTIKQYYYEVNNKNKFESLCRILDVDAPKTCILFCKTKKGVDELVDALQPRGYTVEGMHGDMKQSQRMNTLKKFKEGNLNFLIATDVAARGIDVEDVTHVINYDLPQDSESYIHRIGRTGRAGKEGTAYNLITRRELSAIRQIERDTKSVINKKTVPTITDIFAAKSDTIIDQIKLVLKENLYESFLPLGQNLISEFGDEDVAASLIKIIFDKEVNYNYADDSTTTTSDTVRLFLSIGRMDEVMTKDIIAFLCETANINKTELGRIDILDKFSFLDVPSNLVDAILNNSSGKRLNSRKVNIEVAKSRR
- a CDS encoding MgtC/SapB family protein, translated to MLVYQVAIRLALAVLVGGLIGYEREFKNRPAGFRTHILVCLGAAITSMIQLYSIQETTNMILQHPELQSAMKVDIGRLGAQVITGVGFLGAGTIIHDKGSIKGLTTAASIWTVACIGLAIGLGYYTLTILSAICVFIVLVFLKTFENKLFKNTNVLKLEIQYVNKKDMVEKLEKYFDSVSIKVKNIEFVIDDEEDENETSKYSTTMYTILAPRYIKSSGIVQKLCAFEEIYKAEIM
- a CDS encoding UPF0158 family protein, producing the protein MNLVAVDMEALIETISHVDDNLGKSYLDSVTGEVIYIPTEVSLALENGTLEENTFDNWLKEFVNVATLINEDKANRYLITPLIDDDFYIKAMKEYVKTKISNSDLKLELTEALKSNEPTKKFKHILMDKQNTMDVCEDDECTTDEYYKYEDHCINEFIIEWLKSNRIELKYLN
- a CDS encoding DUF1292 domain-containing protein is translated as MEENKVITMLDEDGEKVDFEIIEIIELDENKYALLAPIGEEDDAFVYKIELVDDKEQYITVEDEEEFAKVLEEYESTFEE
- a CDS encoding biotin--[acetyl-CoA-carboxylase] ligase — encoded protein: MKEKILELLKASGNDFVSGQKISEVLGVSRAAIWKHIKVIKEDGYEVEAISRKGYRIISSPDILTFEEIKNHLNTECIGKNIIYCNSIGSTNTKAKELAEMGKEHGTVVISEEQTLGRGRLGRNFLSPKYKGIWMSLILRPNILTENISKITLLGAAAVQKAIMKMGVKTSIKWPNDIILNGKKVCGILTEMSGEIDHVNYLVMGIGINVNLEKEDITTDLKDVATSIKIESGKLMDRKLLLANILNIFEELYNDFVENDSIKETLEICRKNSVLIGKEIKLINRGKVTIAKAIDISDKGELVVENSSGNVEYIVSGEVSIRGMDGYSD
- a CDS encoding radical SAM protein, whose protein sequence is MEYEGIVYRPPSEAYSLIVQVTIGCSHNGCTFCGMYKDKKFRVRELKDIISDLEQAKLDYGVVKRIFLADGDALVLKTSELKIILLKIKELFPGCERVGVYTTPKDILAKSVEDLSLLKALGIGILYLGVESGSNEILKSINKGVTAQNLIMAGRKVKESGIKLSTTLISGIGGREKISENAIESAKLISAINPDYVGFLTLMLESGTPIYKDIQNGIFHVLTPEEVVQELREFLENVEVTNCIFRSNHASNYVSLSGTLPVDKDKLLSDIDITLKGKHGYKQEEYRRL
- a CDS encoding HDIG domain-containing metalloprotein translates to MVKMFEEFQKHLMEDKNPSLYFDEIINNKDIYTLYPYTLLRNLIETPQSPVHHPEGNVWKHTMLVIDNAAKRKEFSENPIAFMWAALLHDLGKAPTTKVKKGKITSYDHDKVGANLSQEFLCALTNDEALINQVTALVRWHMQTLFVTKNLPFGNVKEMAADISIKEIALLSECDRLGRGGMNDTKICEEKENIKSFIKKCESQLLSSK
- a CDS encoding DUF1292 domain-containing protein translates to MKTNEIITVLNENGDKVDLELIDAIKMDGTDYVIVGPKDSDEAYAYKSVVVNGEVEYKSIGEGDEFKKVLKKYSEH